From one Streptomyces sp. R41 genomic stretch:
- a CDS encoding fic family toxin-antitoxin system, toxin component, which yields MDLHIDVPWILQVAEIAGAGDPAPDDYGVPVAAVACHRAELLEQPVYDGPYARAAALVHILGRCRWLERSNMAVAAATGVMYLEASGIPVKPTREDAVALRDLLRDPACTAMKIAGLLRSWPTAT from the coding sequence ATGGATCTGCACATCGATGTTCCCTGGATCCTGCAGGTCGCCGAGATCGCCGGGGCAGGTGACCCGGCACCCGACGACTACGGGGTGCCAGTGGCCGCCGTCGCCTGCCACCGGGCCGAACTGCTCGAGCAGCCGGTCTACGACGGCCCTTACGCCCGGGCTGCGGCCCTGGTGCACATCCTCGGCCGCTGCCGCTGGCTGGAGCGCTCCAACATGGCGGTTGCCGCTGCGACCGGAGTCATGTACCTCGAAGCCTCCGGCATCCCGGTCAAGCCCACCCGCGAAGACGCTGTCGCCCTGCGTGACCTGCTCCGTGACCCGGCCTGCACGGCCATGAAGATCGCTGGTCTGCTGCGGTCCTGGCCCACTGCCACCTGA